In Rhizobium sp. ARZ01, a genomic segment contains:
- the xylF gene encoding D-xylose ABC transporter substrate-binding protein → MKSVLKLMAGVAVIVSLHSAVQAKDLVVGVSWSNFQEERWKTDEAAIKAALEASGDKYISADAQSSAAKQLTDIESLIAQGANALIVLAQDSDAIGPAIEKAAAEGIPVVGYDRLIENPAAFYITFDNKEVGRMQAREVFKVKPEGNYVFIKGNSADPNADFLFSGQMEVLKEAIDAGKVKNVGEAYTDGWKPEIAQKNMEQFLTASDNKVDAVVASNDGTAGGAVAALDAQGLAGSVPVSGQDADKAALNRVALGTQTVSVWKDSRELGKRAAEIAAELAGGKKMEEIAGVTSFSGGPKGVAMQSVFLAPLPITKDNLNVVIDAGWISKDEACQGVNGDVTACK, encoded by the coding sequence ATGAAATCCGTTTTGAAGCTGATGGCCGGTGTTGCCGTCATCGTATCGCTGCATTCCGCAGTTCAGGCAAAGGATCTCGTCGTCGGCGTTTCCTGGTCGAACTTCCAGGAAGAGCGCTGGAAAACCGACGAAGCTGCCATCAAGGCAGCACTCGAAGCTTCCGGCGACAAGTACATTTCCGCTGACGCCCAGTCGTCCGCCGCCAAGCAGCTAACCGATATCGAATCCCTGATCGCCCAGGGCGCCAACGCCCTGATCGTTCTGGCGCAGGACTCCGACGCGATCGGTCCGGCCATCGAAAAGGCCGCCGCCGAAGGCATTCCGGTCGTCGGCTATGACCGCCTGATCGAGAACCCGGCCGCCTTCTACATCACCTTCGACAACAAGGAAGTCGGCCGCATGCAGGCCCGCGAAGTGTTCAAGGTCAAGCCGGAAGGCAACTACGTCTTCATCAAGGGCAACTCGGCCGATCCGAACGCTGACTTCCTCTTCTCCGGACAGATGGAAGTGCTGAAGGAAGCGATCGACGCCGGCAAGGTCAAGAACGTCGGCGAAGCCTACACCGACGGCTGGAAGCCTGAGATTGCCCAGAAGAACATGGAACAGTTCCTGACGGCGAGCGACAACAAGGTCGACGCAGTCGTCGCCTCAAACGACGGCACGGCCGGCGGCGCAGTCGCAGCCCTCGACGCCCAGGGCCTCGCCGGCTCGGTGCCGGTCTCCGGCCAGGACGCCGACAAGGCTGCCCTAAACCGCGTCGCGCTTGGCACCCAGACGGTGTCGGTCTGGAAGGACTCGCGCGAACTCGGCAAGCGCGCTGCGGAGATCGCAGCCGAACTCGCCGGCGGCAAGAAGATGGAAGAAATCGCCGGCGTGACCAGCTTCTCCGGTGGCCCGAAGGGCGTCGCCATGCAGTCGGTCTTCCTTGCTCCGCTTCCGATCACCAAGGACAACCTGAACGTCGTCATCGATGCGGGCTGGATCTCCAAGGACGAAGCCTGCCAGGGCGTCAACGGCGACGTTACAGCCTGCAAGTAA
- a CDS encoding ATP-binding cassette domain-containing protein, whose translation MSEQRTPLVEMKNISISFGGIHAVDNASLDLYPGEVVALLGHNGAGKSTLIKILSGAYRRDAGEILINGETAEINNPRDAKKFGIETIYQTLAVADNVDAAANLYLGRELRTPWGTLDDVAMEAKAREVMGRLNPNFQRFKEPVKALSGGQRQSVAIARAILFDARILIMDEPTAALGPQETAQVGELIKQLKREGIGIFLISHDIHDVFDLADRVSVMKNGQVVGHARTQDVTKDEVLGMIILGKCPPNAIPGPGAMQLA comes from the coding sequence ATGTCAGAACAACGCACTCCGCTCGTGGAAATGAAGAACATTTCCATCTCCTTCGGCGGCATCCACGCCGTCGACAACGCCTCGCTCGATCTCTATCCGGGCGAAGTCGTGGCCTTGCTCGGTCACAACGGCGCCGGCAAGTCGACGCTGATCAAGATCCTCTCGGGCGCCTATCGGCGCGATGCCGGCGAGATCCTGATCAACGGCGAGACGGCCGAGATCAACAACCCGCGCGACGCCAAGAAGTTCGGCATCGAGACGATCTACCAGACGCTCGCCGTCGCCGACAATGTCGACGCCGCCGCCAACCTCTATCTCGGCCGCGAACTGCGCACGCCATGGGGCACGCTCGACGACGTGGCGATGGAAGCCAAGGCCCGCGAGGTGATGGGGCGCCTGAACCCGAACTTCCAGCGCTTCAAGGAACCGGTGAAGGCGCTTTCCGGCGGACAGCGCCAGTCGGTGGCGATCGCGCGCGCGATCCTGTTCGACGCCCGCATCTTGATCATGGACGAGCCGACCGCAGCGCTTGGCCCCCAGGAGACGGCGCAAGTCGGCGAACTGATCAAGCAGCTGAAGAGGGAAGGCATCGGCATCTTCCTGATCAGCCACGACATCCACGACGTCTTCGACCTCGCCGACCGTGTTTCAGTGATGAAAAACGGCCAGGTCGTCGGCCACGCCCGCACGCAGGACGTGACCAAGGACGAGGTGCTCGGCATGATCATCCTTGGAAAATGCCCGCCGAACGCGATTCCCGGCCCCGGCGCCATGCAACTGGCTTGA
- a CDS encoding recombinase family protein, whose product MTSAIIGYARTSTTDQTAGLEAQLRDLTAAGCVKVFNEQLSSVDTKRPELERALDYVREGDTLVVTKLDRLARSMPNLVDITSKLKAKRVELKVLALNLDTGTPTGKLMLNLLGSIAEFERELMLERQREGIAKAKADGKYQGRAPTARRKADDIRRLKAEGKTVDAIVTELGVSRSSVFRMLRNA is encoded by the coding sequence ATGACATCCGCCATCATCGGCTACGCCCGCACCTCCACCACAGACCAGACCGCAGGACTTGAGGCCCAGCTGCGCGACCTGACCGCAGCCGGTTGCGTCAAGGTGTTCAATGAGCAGCTCTCATCTGTGGACACCAAGCGTCCTGAGCTTGAGAGGGCACTGGACTATGTTCGTGAAGGCGACACACTGGTGGTTACAAAGTTGGACCGGCTCGCCCGCTCGATGCCCAACCTCGTGGACATCACCAGCAAGCTGAAGGCGAAGCGCGTGGAGCTGAAGGTGCTGGCGTTGAACCTCGACACAGGTACGCCCACCGGCAAGCTGATGCTGAACCTGCTCGGCTCCATCGCGGAGTTTGAACGGGAGTTGATGCTGGAGCGGCAGAGGGAGGGCATCGCCAAGGCCAAGGCTGACGGCAAGTATCAGGGACGCGCGCCTACAGCACGGCGGAAAGCTGACGACATTCGCAGGCTGAAGGCCGAAGGCAAGACAGTAGACGCCATCGTCACGGAACTCGGAGTGAGCCGGTCTAGCGTCTTCAGGATGTTGCGGAATGCTTGA
- a CDS encoding DUF1254 domain-containing protein has protein sequence MPYRRGAGLSRREMLLAGAFALAAAGELTTLTNLATAQGNGATFSTAELRGRTIERRAIEVAIWGMPIVNFDAMRQAFFRDAKAAYGDIMFWSRPGSWKLQCLTPNTSVRYVLSFFNTRETGALVFEVPATGDATLNGTIIDAWQVPLTDVGIAGADQGKGGKYLFLPPDHSGDLPAGYIAVPMKTYNGMAGLRVIIKSEDEESVRKALAYLRQVHIYPLSKAASPPQSNFIDMADTVWDAIPRFDEGFYASLARILSEEPMTPADTGMIYALRSLGIEKGKEFQPDVATSAALRAAAQEAHAWFMDRLVTFGDPYWPEGKWDVAVPPIGPQSEFTWEADGVLDVDARGIAFYSFFAPPKNLGAGQFYLAAYLDGAGERLRGGDTYRLRVPGDVPVDQFWSVTVYELATCALIRKVARPSIDSFDTNAKRNADGSMDVYFGPKAPNGMEANWVPTVDGSDWFPYFRLFGPQRPFFAKTWRLGDIEKMS, from the coding sequence ATGCCATATCGTCGAGGCGCAGGACTTAGTCGCCGCGAGATGCTCCTGGCCGGGGCGTTCGCCCTCGCTGCGGCTGGCGAATTAACGACCCTGACCAATCTTGCAACCGCCCAAGGAAATGGCGCTACCTTCTCGACGGCAGAGTTGCGCGGACGAACCATCGAGCGGCGCGCGATCGAAGTTGCGATTTGGGGGATGCCGATCGTAAACTTTGACGCCATGCGCCAGGCATTCTTCCGCGATGCGAAGGCGGCGTATGGCGACATCATGTTTTGGTCCAGGCCGGGAAGCTGGAAGCTCCAGTGCCTAACCCCAAACACGAGCGTTCGGTATGTGTTGTCCTTTTTTAACACCCGCGAGACCGGGGCGCTGGTGTTCGAGGTGCCAGCGACTGGAGACGCTACGTTGAACGGCACGATCATCGACGCCTGGCAGGTTCCACTGACGGATGTTGGCATCGCTGGCGCTGACCAAGGCAAGGGTGGCAAGTATCTTTTTCTGCCGCCTGACCATTCCGGCGACCTACCGGCTGGATACATCGCCGTCCCGATGAAAACTTACAACGGCATGGCAGGCTTGCGAGTCATCATCAAAAGCGAAGACGAGGAGTCGGTCCGCAAAGCACTCGCCTACCTCCGTCAGGTCCACATCTATCCGCTCAGCAAGGCAGCTTCGCCGCCGCAATCGAACTTTATCGATATGGCCGACACGGTCTGGGACGCCATACCGCGGTTCGATGAAGGTTTCTACGCAAGCCTCGCCCGCATCTTGAGCGAGGAGCCGATGACGCCAGCTGATACCGGCATGATCTACGCATTGCGTTCGCTTGGCATCGAGAAAGGCAAAGAGTTTCAGCCCGACGTGGCGACCAGCGCTGCGTTGAGAGCGGCAGCTCAGGAGGCCCATGCCTGGTTCATGGACCGGCTCGTGACCTTCGGCGACCCCTATTGGCCAGAGGGGAAGTGGGACGTCGCAGTGCCACCCATCGGACCGCAGAGCGAGTTCACATGGGAGGCAGATGGGGTCTTGGACGTTGACGCCCGCGGCATCGCCTTTTACAGCTTCTTCGCTCCTCCCAAAAATCTCGGCGCTGGCCAGTTTTACTTGGCCGCGTACCTAGACGGGGCCGGTGAGCGGCTGCGCGGCGGTGATACATACCGCTTGAGAGTGCCTGGTGACGTGCCGGTCGATCAATTCTGGTCGGTTACCGTTTACGAACTCGCGACGTGCGCCCTCATCCGCAAGGTCGCCCGCCCGTCGATTGATTCCTTCGACACGAACGCGAAAAGGAACGCCGACGGTTCAATGGACGTCTATTTCGGTCCGAAGGCACCCAACGGCATGGAGGCGAACTGGGTTCCGACGGTCGACGGAAGCGATTGGTTCCCTTATTTCCGCCTCTTTGGTCCGCAGAGGCCGTTCTTTGCCAAGACTTGGCGATTGGGTGACATCGAAAAAATGAGCTGA
- the iolG gene encoding inositol 2-dehydrogenase produces the protein MTVRFGLLGAGRIGKVHAKAVTGNPDAVLIAVADALPAAAEAIASQYGCNVRTIEQIEVAKDIDAVVICTPTDTHADLIERFSRAGKAIFCEKPVDLDVDRVRACIKILGETKGKLMVGFNRRFDPHFMAVRKAIDEGRIGEVEMVTITSRDPGAPPVDYIMRSGGIFRDMTIHDFDMARFLLGEDPVSVSATAAVLVDKAIGEAGDYDSVSVILQTASGKQAIISNSRRATYGYDQRIEVHGSKGMVSAENQRPVSIEVANGEGYTRPPLHDFFMTRYTEAYANEIASFIASVEKSAPLSPSGADGLAALEIADAALKSVKEKRQISIG, from the coding sequence ATGACTGTCAGGTTTGGTCTTCTCGGCGCAGGCCGCATCGGCAAGGTTCACGCCAAGGCAGTGACGGGCAATCCCGACGCCGTCCTCATTGCCGTTGCCGATGCCCTTCCCGCCGCTGCCGAAGCGATCGCCAGCCAGTACGGCTGCAACGTCCGCACGATCGAGCAGATCGAGGTCGCCAAGGACATCGACGCCGTCGTCATCTGCACGCCGACGGATACGCACGCCGACCTGATCGAGCGTTTTTCGCGCGCCGGAAAGGCGATCTTCTGCGAAAAGCCGGTTGACCTCGACGTCGATCGCGTGCGCGCCTGCATCAAGATCCTGGGCGAGACGAAGGGGAAGCTCATGGTCGGCTTCAACCGCCGCTTCGACCCGCATTTCATGGCAGTGCGCAAGGCGATCGACGAGGGCCGGATCGGCGAGGTCGAGATGGTCACGATCACCTCGCGTGATCCGGGTGCTCCGCCGGTCGACTACATCATGCGCTCCGGCGGCATCTTCCGCGACATGACGATCCATGACTTCGACATGGCGCGCTTCCTGCTCGGCGAGGACCCGGTCTCGGTCTCCGCCACCGCCGCAGTCCTGGTGGACAAGGCCATTGGTGAAGCGGGCGACTATGACAGCGTGTCCGTGATCCTGCAGACCGCTTCCGGCAAGCAGGCGATCATCTCCAATTCCCGCCGCGCCACCTATGGCTACGACCAGCGCATCGAAGTGCATGGCTCCAAGGGCATGGTCTCGGCCGAGAACCAACGGCCGGTGTCCATCGAGGTGGCCAACGGCGAAGGCTATACCCGTCCGCCGTTGCACGACTTCTTCATGACCCGCTATACTGAAGCCTACGCCAACGAGATCGCGAGCTTCATCGCCTCGGTCGAGAAGAGTGCTCCGCTTTCGCCTTCCGGCGCAGACGGTCTGGCCGCTTTGGAAATCGCCGACGCCGCACTCAAATCCGTGAAGGAAAAGCGGCAGATCTCGATCGGCTGA
- a CDS encoding ROK family transcriptional regulator: protein MLTRSSTELVRQQNSALVLSSLRRQGAMSHTELSAQTGLASATVSAITHELERARIIEKCEQQSAGGRGRPRVLFSQKRDCGYLITVRISSDVVQYSLADYGGTLIDRFEEPRQHADPSTARFVQTLREGLSKVAQRSGLDRSRVLVISISSKGIVDPLSARLVWSPVFGLDPIDFAEVLVGDWQATVTLSNETLLVAQALGLREEKATGSARSLAALSLGHSVGLGIARRDGAGELQISAPNFGHMLHAADGKLCRCGSHGCIEASAGFYGILRTAFEVPPDTIPAKFVPLAEMDKIALRARQGHRMSEYAFRQAGLALGQGLSRVFSLYESMPIVMTGPGTRFMDLLSRGIEEGLKQSQQTRLQGMPSISIVSEEATLVFEGHINRALSQIDRTLAAERLSGDGS, encoded by the coding sequence ATGCTGACGCGATCGAGCACCGAACTGGTGCGTCAGCAGAACAGCGCGCTTGTGCTTTCGAGCCTGCGCCGCCAGGGCGCGATGTCCCACACCGAGCTGTCGGCCCAGACGGGCCTTGCGTCTGCGACCGTCTCCGCGATTACCCATGAACTCGAGCGTGCGCGGATCATCGAGAAGTGCGAGCAGCAAAGTGCAGGCGGCCGCGGGCGGCCGCGGGTACTTTTCAGCCAAAAGCGCGACTGTGGATATCTCATCACCGTGCGCATCTCCTCGGATGTCGTCCAGTACTCGCTCGCCGACTACGGCGGCACGCTGATCGACCGGTTCGAGGAGCCCCGCCAGCATGCCGATCCGTCAACCGCGCGATTCGTCCAGACGCTGCGGGAGGGGTTGAGCAAAGTGGCGCAGCGCTCCGGCCTCGACCGATCTCGCGTGCTGGTGATTTCCATCAGCAGCAAGGGAATCGTGGATCCGTTGAGCGCCCGCCTAGTCTGGTCGCCGGTCTTCGGTCTCGATCCGATCGACTTCGCCGAAGTGTTGGTGGGGGACTGGCAGGCAACTGTTACGCTCAGCAACGAAACGCTGCTCGTCGCTCAAGCGCTCGGGCTGCGGGAGGAAAAGGCTACCGGTTCTGCCCGATCACTGGCCGCTCTTTCGCTCGGACACAGTGTCGGGCTCGGGATCGCGCGGCGTGACGGGGCAGGGGAGTTGCAGATCTCCGCCCCCAACTTCGGGCATATGCTGCACGCAGCGGACGGCAAGCTCTGTCGCTGCGGCTCGCATGGCTGCATCGAAGCCTCGGCCGGCTTCTACGGCATATTGCGCACGGCCTTCGAAGTGCCGCCTGATACGATCCCGGCGAAGTTCGTGCCGCTGGCCGAAATGGATAAGATCGCTCTTCGCGCGCGCCAGGGACATCGCATGTCGGAGTACGCTTTCCGTCAGGCGGGACTGGCGCTTGGCCAGGGCCTGTCGCGCGTGTTCAGCCTCTATGAAAGCATGCCAATCGTCATGACCGGTCCGGGAACGCGTTTCATGGATTTGTTGTCGCGCGGCATCGAGGAGGGGTTGAAGCAGTCGCAGCAAACGCGCCTGCAGGGGATGCCGTCGATTTCAATCGTGTCCGAGGAGGCGACGCTCGTCTTCGAGGGGCATATCAACCGGGCGCTTTCTCAGATCGACCGCACATTGGCGGCCGAGCGGCTCAGCGGGGATGGTTCTTAG
- a CDS encoding DUF6680 family protein: protein MIDLSNIDWAVVLATLVGPIVAVGITLWHQSRSSTIEGRRELFVTMMKTRRHPTNSEFVGALNLVPVHFYGDKNVMERYSDLMKTFDDAMWLNSEAVPRLVDQVETKVAYLLSEVSKAVGRPVEQLHVLRGAYAPQGWQDEEVAQKRMRDALSSVLSGERPVSVAVVYPPVPQREAVQSLEISQVD, encoded by the coding sequence ATGATCGACTTATCGAACATTGACTGGGCAGTTGTTCTTGCAACTTTGGTCGGCCCCATCGTGGCGGTGGGCATTACTCTGTGGCATCAGAGCAGGTCTTCCACAATCGAGGGGCGCAGAGAGCTTTTCGTTACGATGATGAAGACCCGCCGCCATCCAACGAACAGCGAGTTCGTCGGTGCGTTGAACTTGGTGCCCGTACACTTCTATGGCGATAAGAACGTAATGGAGCGATACTCGGATTTGATGAAGACTTTCGACGATGCCATGTGGCTGAATTCTGAGGCTGTCCCGAGACTGGTCGACCAAGTTGAGACCAAGGTTGCATATCTCTTGTCGGAAGTATCGAAGGCAGTGGGTAGGCCCGTTGAGCAACTGCATGTCCTTAGGGGGGCGTATGCCCCACAGGGCTGGCAAGACGAGGAGGTGGCGCAGAAGAGAATGCGCGATGCATTGTCCTCAGTTCTGTCGGGCGAGCGTCCAGTATCAGTTGCTGTCGTGTACCCGCCCGTTCCTCAACGTGAAGCGGTTCAGTCGCTAGAGATCAGCCAAGTCGACTAG
- a CDS encoding LysR family transcriptional regulator: MEFIDTPLPEKPSEEQLGLGLLRSGLKLNHLRMIVAIDDHKQISAAAAALNISQPAASRMLTEMEGILKAQLCERASRGVELTQFGRAFARRARTILLELHEVDREITALKSGAGGTVFLGTVTAPAISLAVPAIQQVSAAYPGIEVNVRIETSNVLARELLSAKHDFIIARVPDDLDPRLFNVQEIGIEKACLITRRGHPLAEKPVVSLSDLPSYDWVFQPPGTLLRRRVEELFIAGDVPLPTTVVNTASLLLTVALVCSSNAIAPIARDMAEFVTENGGGPSEVRILNTDFDIDIKPYSLISVKGRALPPSAKLFYDLILQRARMLFPDRADR; this comes from the coding sequence ATCGAATTCATCGACACGCCGTTGCCGGAAAAACCGAGCGAAGAGCAGCTTGGCCTCGGACTTCTCCGCTCCGGCCTGAAGCTCAATCATCTGCGCATGATCGTGGCGATCGACGACCACAAGCAGATCAGCGCTGCTGCCGCAGCGCTCAACATCTCCCAGCCGGCGGCCTCGCGGATGCTGACCGAAATGGAGGGAATACTGAAGGCACAGCTTTGCGAACGCGCTTCGCGCGGGGTGGAACTGACGCAATTCGGCCGGGCCTTCGCGCGTCGCGCGCGAACCATCCTGCTCGAGCTGCACGAGGTCGACCGGGAGATCACCGCGCTGAAATCCGGCGCCGGGGGAACAGTGTTTCTTGGCACCGTAACGGCACCGGCGATCAGCCTCGCCGTGCCCGCCATCCAGCAGGTCAGCGCCGCCTACCCGGGCATCGAGGTCAATGTCCGCATCGAGACGAGCAATGTGCTCGCCCGCGAACTCCTGTCAGCCAAGCATGACTTCATCATCGCCCGCGTGCCCGACGACCTCGATCCGCGTCTATTCAATGTCCAGGAAATCGGCATCGAGAAGGCCTGCCTGATCACCCGCCGCGGTCATCCGCTGGCAGAAAAGCCGGTCGTGTCGCTTTCAGACCTGCCATCATATGACTGGGTGTTCCAGCCACCCGGCACGCTCCTGCGTCGCCGCGTCGAGGAGTTGTTCATCGCCGGCGACGTGCCGCTGCCGACGACGGTCGTCAACACAGCCTCCCTGCTGCTGACGGTTGCACTCGTCTGCTCCTCCAACGCGATCGCGCCGATCGCCCGCGACATGGCCGAATTCGTCACGGAAAACGGTGGCGGGCCAAGTGAGGTGCGCATCCTGAACACCGACTTCGACATCGACATCAAGCCGTACAGTCTCATCTCGGTGAAAGGCCGGGCGCTGCCGCCAAGCGCAAAGCTGTTCTATGATCTGATTCTGCAGCGCGCCCGGATGCTCTTTCCCGACCGCGCTGACCGTTGA
- a CDS encoding sugar ABC transporter permease, translating into MADITHATQANRARNADEHPIRRFFRATEIDTRLLGMVGALAIIWLGFQFLTGGLFLTPRNLWNLTVQTSSIAVMATGMVLIIVTRNIDLSVGSVLGFCGMIMGVMQAKILPQYLGLEHPAIWIITLGCGVAVGAAIGLLQGSIVAFLNVPAFIVTLGGLLVWRGATWFVTSGQTVAPMNSTFRLMGGGTEGSIGATASWIVGILACIAIVGAILNSRKQRKRFGFPLRPVWAEYFLSILGCLLVLGAVAVANHYYWPTNIARKYADANGIAWPEGGLQISHGIAIPVLMAIAVGIVMTFIATRLRFGRYVFAIGGNPEAAELAGIKTRWITVKIFMLMGMLCAIAAAISTARLNAATNAQGELDELYTIAAAVIGGTSLAGGVGTIAGAMIGALVMQSLQSGMVLLGIDSPFQRIVVGVVLVVAVWLDTIYRARAK; encoded by the coding sequence ATGGCCGACATCACACATGCTACCCAGGCAAATCGCGCCCGGAATGCGGACGAGCATCCTATAAGGCGGTTCTTTCGCGCCACTGAAATCGATACGCGCCTACTCGGCATGGTCGGCGCGCTCGCTATCATCTGGCTTGGCTTCCAGTTCCTCACGGGCGGGCTGTTCCTGACGCCGCGCAACCTCTGGAACCTGACTGTCCAGACCTCGTCCATCGCCGTGATGGCGACCGGCATGGTGCTCATCATCGTCACCCGCAATATCGACCTTTCGGTCGGCTCGGTGCTCGGCTTCTGCGGTATGATCATGGGCGTCATGCAGGCGAAGATCCTGCCGCAATATCTCGGCCTCGAGCATCCGGCGATCTGGATCATCACGCTCGGTTGCGGTGTTGCCGTGGGTGCAGCGATCGGCCTATTGCAGGGGTCGATCGTCGCCTTCCTCAACGTTCCCGCCTTTATCGTCACCCTCGGTGGCCTGCTCGTCTGGCGTGGCGCGACCTGGTTCGTCACAAGCGGGCAGACGGTTGCACCGATGAACTCGACCTTCCGCCTGATGGGCGGCGGCACCGAAGGTTCGATCGGCGCAACGGCAAGCTGGATCGTCGGCATCCTCGCCTGCATCGCCATCGTTGGCGCCATCCTCAATTCCCGCAAACAGCGCAAGCGGTTCGGCTTTCCATTGCGCCCTGTCTGGGCGGAGTATTTCCTGTCGATCCTGGGCTGCCTTCTGGTGCTCGGCGCCGTCGCCGTTGCCAATCACTACTACTGGCCGACGAACATCGCCCGCAAATATGCCGACGCGAACGGCATCGCCTGGCCGGAAGGTGGCCTGCAGATTTCGCACGGCATCGCCATTCCCGTGCTGATGGCGATCGCCGTCGGTATCGTCATGACCTTCATCGCCACCCGGCTGCGCTTCGGCCGCTATGTTTTTGCCATCGGCGGCAATCCGGAAGCAGCCGAACTTGCAGGCATCAAGACGCGCTGGATCACGGTCAAGATCTTCATGCTGATGGGCATGCTCTGCGCCATCGCCGCCGCAATCTCGACCGCACGCCTCAACGCCGCCACCAACGCGCAAGGCGAACTCGACGAGCTCTATACAATTGCGGCCGCGGTCATCGGCGGCACGTCGCTCGCCGGCGGCGTCGGCACGATTGCCGGCGCGATGATCGGCGCCCTCGTCATGCAATCCCTGCAATCGGGCATGGTGCTGCTGGGCATCGATTCCCCGTTCCAGCGCATCGTTGTCGGTGTGGTCCTCGTCGTCGCCGTCTGGCTCGACACGATCTATCGCGCGCGTGCCAAGTAA
- a CDS encoding tyrosine-type recombinase/integrase, which produces MGLALQYVQEPKGERGIYRYRRRVPSELKPLIGKSELIASLGQSKPEALKRYPAIHAAFERELEIASKALAREKRKQSSNDRTRLERYEELIDEIRALGIENPEARPQSEDEAFQREMIADGIAARYPEDRETGYPLITNPDDILKVQALMGAAPAKPAPTLEDAKRVYVAEKLDGTDFEFRKKLRRVERIIEAVNAALDPVPTLDRWTRETAKKVRDHYIAAGLKPASVKRELNTLKGMITCYITEAEASFTNPFSKLELPKSVEAASESRHPIPDEIKDRITAIILSKAKKDVQLLWRLLDGTGARIAEVTGIRVQDIIVDGDFPHLKVVAHPERRLKTESSTRDVPLVGDALAAAKEALTMAGQGTYVFARYIKPTGPTTASAVLMKRIREVTGEPKHTVHSLRHGMADRLSLAEASAIDKNAIMGHLNPGTGERHYGGSYAKLKVLTRVMKKAFGLTVE; this is translated from the coding sequence ATGGGACTTGCATTGCAGTACGTTCAGGAACCGAAAGGTGAACGCGGCATCTATCGCTACCGGCGCAGGGTGCCCTCAGAACTGAAGCCGCTCATCGGCAAGAGCGAGTTGATCGCTTCGCTCGGCCAGTCGAAACCGGAAGCCCTGAAGCGTTATCCGGCAATCCATGCAGCATTCGAGAGAGAACTGGAGATCGCCAGCAAGGCGCTCGCGAGGGAGAAGCGGAAGCAATCCTCGAACGATAGGACGCGGCTGGAGCGGTACGAGGAACTGATAGACGAGATCAGGGCCTTGGGGATTGAGAACCCGGAGGCCCGCCCTCAAAGTGAGGATGAAGCCTTTCAGCGCGAGATGATAGCGGACGGAATCGCAGCCCGATACCCCGAAGACCGTGAGACGGGATACCCGCTGATCACCAACCCCGACGATATTCTCAAGGTTCAGGCCCTGATGGGTGCCGCGCCCGCCAAGCCTGCCCCGACACTGGAGGATGCCAAGCGGGTCTATGTGGCCGAGAAACTGGACGGGACAGACTTCGAGTTCAGGAAGAAACTCAGGCGCGTGGAGCGTATCATCGAGGCTGTGAACGCCGCCCTTGACCCCGTGCCTACCTTGGACCGATGGACAAGGGAGACGGCCAAGAAGGTCAGAGATCACTACATCGCTGCTGGTCTCAAGCCAGCCTCCGTGAAGCGTGAACTCAACACACTCAAGGGGATGATCACCTGCTACATCACTGAAGCGGAAGCCAGTTTCACCAACCCGTTCAGCAAGCTGGAACTGCCCAAGAGCGTCGAGGCCGCATCGGAAAGCCGCCATCCCATTCCTGATGAGATCAAAGACAGGATCACGGCCATCATCCTGAGCAAGGCCAAGAAGGACGTTCAGTTGCTCTGGCGGCTACTGGACGGGACGGGTGCCCGTATTGCCGAGGTCACAGGCATTCGCGTTCAGGACATTATTGTGGACGGTGACTTTCCGCATCTCAAGGTCGTGGCTCATCCAGAACGACGCCTGAAGACCGAATCATCAACCCGAGACGTGCCGCTTGTGGGTGATGCCTTGGCGGCTGCGAAGGAAGCCCTGACGATGGCGGGACAGGGGACTTACGTCTTCGCCCGATACATCAAGCCCACCGGCCCGACGACAGCCTCAGCGGTCCTGATGAAGCGTATTCGGGAAGTGACAGGCGAGCCTAAGCACACGGTTCATTCCTTGCGTCACGGCATGGCTGATAGGCTATCGTTGGCCGAAGCATCAGCCATCGACAAGAACGCGATCATGGGGCACCTGAACCCCGGCACTGGTGAGCGGCACTATGGGGGAAGCTACGCAAAGCTGAAGGTGCTGACGCGGGTGATGAAGAAGGCTTTTGGTCTGACTGTTGAATAG